GATGTTTGGTAATGAATTGTAATGTGTAGAGATGGAACTGGATATAAATGATGCTAGCTGAAACAATGAAACAGGTTTAGAATGGGTGAGAACTCGATCCCGAAGGAGGCGGCGTATCAGATCATAAACGACGAGCTGATGCTGGACGGAAATCCAAGGCTGAACCTGGCGTCGTTCGTGACGACGTGGATGGAGCCGGAATGCGATAAGCTCATCATGTCCTCCATTAACAAGAACTACGTCGACATGGATGAGTATCCTGTCACCACTGAGCTCCAGGCAAGCAATATTCTCCACCCAATTTCATCGATCAACAATTCAACACCATCAAACTATCTTTCTCACTGTCATATCTGATTTCTTAATTTATTCATTCTTGAATCTTCACAGCCGGCAATTAAGAATATTGCTATATATTATTCTAACGTGATAAAGTAGATAAAATTCTCTATTATACAATACTTCGTGCTGGTGCCGATAGTTTAGGACTAGAGTGGGTGAAATTATTGGCAATTTTCTAATAGATCGATTAGATGCCTTAATAggtgattattattattattattattattattattattattattattattattattattattattattcccggatcacaattttttttggttaatccCGAATCACAATTTGATTTCTCTGCAAACCAGTAAAACTTCTCGTTGAATTCTCCTTTTCTTTAGATCGTAGTGACTTTTAGGGTTCATGTCACtagagaaatttttatatgttaaCATAGTATCACGTTACAATGTCCCTATCACGTTACAATTTTTATATGTTACCGTAGTCATTTTTacatgttatattttgacatcTGGATTTATtacaataaaattataatttaatatatttttattgtttgtaAAATGATCTTCATgggtattgatgattttaaactaaaatttcgggtttagagtttagaattTTAGGGGTTAGGGTTGAGAGTATAAAAAACACCCAAAATAGTCTTTGACAAAATAGcgtaaatataattttctgaTTAAATCTTGAATGTCAAATTGTGATTGGAATGGTAGACTACTGAGTATTATCACGTGGTGCTACGTTAGTACTGAAAAATTCTTCATGCCACTATTATTTGTTTAGGAAAGTCAGTAATATTGGTCATGACTATGCAAGTCTTTAGGGGAAAGTCTGATGATGAGAGTATATAGTGCGTTTAATACCTCTTTTTCTTAGTTGACAAATTTTCTTTATTATTATCTTTTAGTATAGTTGGTTagttgtgttttttttgttcttttatctaagataaaatttcattcaataaaCTGCAACTACACAATATTCACAATATTGAATTGGCGATTACAACTACGAGTAATAAACTCGAACCTCAATATAACCATTCTCATTCAAAAGAAGAGGGAATAACATGTCAATGGTGCTTTGTGTctctgtgtatatatatttttcaaataaaTGTACAAAAATAGATAGTGATATGTTAATAGAAAAATAATGCTACACTAGAACGACCGGCCAGGTCAATAGCAATAAGAGTGGTGAGCCTATAAATAGAAGAAGAGTGTGAGAATAATCGGATGGGATGCCAACACGCCACTGTGATTGAATCATCGATAGCTCTTATGGAGCTCCAAATTGTTTCATTTCTGTGCCTTAAAAGCTTTTACTATATTTCTTTTAAAAAGTCTTTCACACAAATTGACCGATCCATATGGACTTTTCCAACAACTTGAATAGTGCTTTTTGATGGggatttttcaatttttcaaatgtcattgCTTCCCAATGTCTAGAATTGGTCAATTGGGTCATTAATTTATGTCGACATGCCCTAATAACTAGATTGGACTTCGTACATTCAATAGTTTGGTAGCCTTCGGTTTCTGCTAACTCAATTTGCCATCAAGGACGgaatactctctctctctctctctctctctctctctctctctctctctctctctctctctctctctctctctctctctctcagttgGGCATTTCAAAAAGGATGGGCACTGCATTGTCAAAATCTGATGATGAGCCTAATAAACGTGCACTTATTCTGGCGAGACAAGCTTCTGCTTTCTATGAATTCGGTTTAGACAATATTTAATCGAAATCAAAATGGTTAAACAGACTATTTTAGACAACCAAAAATGGAATTACAGTGCATGCCGAGAAAAATGGTTAACATCGAGTAGGATGGGCACTGCATTGTCATCAAGGACGgaatactctctctctctctctctctctctctctctctctctctctcagttgGGCATTTCAAAAAGGATGGGCACTGCATTGTCAAAATCTGATGATGAGCCTAATAAACGTGCACTTATTCTGGCGAGACAAGCTTCTGCTTTCTATGAATTCGGTTTAGACAATATTTAATCGAAATCAAAATGGTTAAACAGACTATTTTAGACAACCAAAAATGGAATTACAGTGCATGCCGAGAAAAATGGTTAACATCGAGTAGCTAGTGTTTCACAATCCCATGCAAATGAGGCAATTGTAATTGAGAAATTAGCGTTTAATTCTCGAACTTGTTGAACACGAAGACCATTGAGAAATTCACATATCTATATGTGGTGCACATAAATATATTTGTCTTAACTTGATTAGTAATGTTGACGAATATATGTACAGAATCGGTGCGTGAACATGATAGCTCATCTATTCAATGCACCACTCGGAGAATCAGAGGCCGCCGTTGGAGTCGGCACGGTGGGATCTTCCGAAGCCATCATGTTGGCCGGATTGGCATTCAAGAGGAAGTGGCAGAACAAGAGGAGAGCTGAGGGCAAACCCATCGACAAGCCTAACATTGTCACCGGAGCCAACGTTCAGGTACCTTACTCGTTGATAACTATATAAATGAATTCTTGGTCTAAATAAAGAGTAGGGTTGCCGGTTTAGGAACTAATGTGTATAACGCATGCTGATAATATATAACACTCTTCTTCTGCTCTTATGAATTTAAGGTGTGCTGGGAGAAATTTGCAAGGTACTTTGAGGTGGAGTTGAAGGAGGTGAAGTTGAGGGATGATTACTTCGTAATGGACCCTGAGAAAGCAGTTGAGATGGTCGATGAGAACACCATCTGCGTCGCTGCTATCCTCGGTTCCACTCTCAACGGCGAGTTTGAAGACGTCAAGCGCTTGAATGATCTCTTGGTAGAGAAAAACAAGGAAACTGGGTATGGCAAATAACGTATACATAATGTTGTGGACGAATGTCTCCAGTTCTTAACTAACCTAGGTTTCAGTTCCATTGAATAACCAAATTATACATTCATTATAAACAGTTGGGATACTCCGATCCATGTAGACGCCGCAAGTGGTGGGTTCATTGCTCCATTTCTATATCCAGAACTCGAGTGGGATTTCCGTTTGCCACTGGTGAAGAGCATCAACGTAAGCGGTCACAAGTACGGACTTGTGTATGCCGGAATTGGGTGGGTCATTTGGAGGAACAAAGAGGACTTGCCTGAGGAGCTCATCTTCCATATCAACTACCTTGGAGCAGATCAACCTACTTTCACCCTCAACTTCTCCAAAGGTACATACTCTATTAATTCCACATTTTCACCTTGATTTTCATTTAGTGCTAATTAGTTGTACTTGTAATCGTAATATTAATTTGCATGCTTTTTCATAAATTATTGCAGGATCCAGCCAGGTTATTGCTCAGTATTACCAACTAATTCGCTTGGGTTTTGAGGTGAGCGCAACACACTAATAAGTAGATATATGAGCAAAATAAGGTACCATAGTAATGAAATGCTTAACAATTCTACTTACATCTGTAGGGATACAGGAATATTATGGAAAACTGTCGTGACAATATGATTGTACTAAGGGAAGGACTCGAGAAGACAGGTCGCTTCAAAATCGTT
This genomic interval from Argentina anserina chromosome 1, drPotAnse1.1, whole genome shotgun sequence contains the following:
- the LOC126786645 gene encoding glutamate decarboxylase 1; its protein translation is MVLSKTASESDVSVHSTFASRYVRTSLPRFRMGENSIPKEAAYQIINDELMLDGNPRLNLASFVTTWMEPECDKLIMSSINKNYVDMDEYPVTTELQNRCVNMIAHLFNAPLGESEAAVGVGTVGSSEAIMLAGLAFKRKWQNKRRAEGKPIDKPNIVTGANVQVCWEKFARYFEVELKEVKLRDDYFVMDPEKAVEMVDENTICVAAILGSTLNGEFEDVKRLNDLLVEKNKETGWDTPIHVDAASGGFIAPFLYPELEWDFRLPLVKSINVSGHKYGLVYAGIGWVIWRNKEDLPEELIFHINYLGADQPTFTLNFSKGSSQVIAQYYQLIRLGFEGYRNIMENCRDNMIVLREGLEKTGRFKIVSKDEGVPLVAFSLKDNHCHDEFEISDLLRRYGWIVPAYTMPADAQHVTVLRVVIREDFSHTLAERLVNDIEKVLHELDRLPSKLSSNSTIESQEVENKEKSTVTTKKSALETQREITTIWRKFVMEKKKITGVC